A genome region from Pongo pygmaeus isolate AG05252 chromosome 17, NHGRI_mPonPyg2-v2.0_pri, whole genome shotgun sequence includes the following:
- the ZNF396 gene encoding LOW QUALITY PROTEIN: zinc finger protein 396 (The sequence of the model RefSeq protein was modified relative to this genomic sequence to represent the inferred CDS: deleted 1 base in 1 codon; substituted 1 base at 1 genomic stop codon), producing the protein MSAKLGKSSSLLTQTSEECNGILTEKMEEEEQTCDPDCSLHWSSSYSPETFRQQFRQFGYQDSPGLQEALSQLQELCHLWLRPEVHTKEQILELLVLEQFLAILPNELQASVQKHHLENGEETVTMLEDVEREFDGPEQIFFGRRKDMIAEKLAPSEITEELPSSQLMPVKKQPQGASWELQSLRPHDEDIKTTNVKSASRQKTSLGIELHCHVSNIFHMNASQSSTYRGTYEQDGRFERRQGNPSGKKQHKCDECGKIFSQSLALILHQRIHSGEKPYACDECAKAFSXSAILIQHRQTHTDSKYEHMIAEAQKNMYFKTRLKCPRSLSGGR; encoded by the exons ATGTCTGCAAAATTAGGAAAGTCATCATCGCTCCTAACACAAACTTCAGAGGAGTGTAATGGGATTCTGACAGAGAAGATGGAAGAGGAAGAGCAGACCTGTGATCCAGACTGTAGCCTCCACTGGAGCAGCAGCTACAGCCCAGAGACCTTCCGCCAGCAGTTCAGGCAGTTTGGCTACCAGGATTCACCTGGGCTCCAGGAGGCTCTGAGCCAGCTCCAGGAACTTTGTCATCTCTGGCTGAGGCCGGAGGTGCACACCAAGGAGCAGATCCTGGAGCTGCTGGTGCTGGAGCAGTTCCTGGCCATCCTCCCAAATGAGCTTCAGGCCTCGGTGCAGAAGCATCATCTAGAGAATGGAGAGGAAACTGTGACTATGCTGGAGGATGTGGAGAGAGAGTTTGATGGACCAGAGCAG ATCTTTTTTGGACGAAGGAAGGACATGATTGCAGAGAAGCTAGCACCTTCAGAAATCACTGAGGAATTGCCAAGTAGCCAGCTCATGCCCGTGAAGAAGCAGCCCCAGGGAGCATCATGGGAGCTTCAGTCCTTAAGACCACATG atGAAGACATCAAAACTACAAATGTGAAATCTGCTTCAAGGCAAAAGACTTCTTTAGGCATAGAACTGCATTGCCATGTTTCCAACATCTTTCATATGAATGCCTCCCAGAGTTCCACATATAGAGGAACCTATGAACAAGATGGTAGGTTTGAAAGGAGACAAGGAAACCCTTCT ggaaaaaaacaacacaaatgtgaTGAATGTGGCAAAATCTTTAGTCAGAGCTTAGCCCTTATTTTACATCAGAGAATCCAcagtggagagaaaccttatgcaTGTGATGAGTGTGCAAAGGCATTCAGCTGAAGTGCGATTCTGATTCAGCATCGACAAACCCATACTG ATTCAAAATATGAACATATGATTGCAGAGGCCCAAAAGAATATGTACTTCAAGACTAGGCTGAAGTGTCCCAGGTCACTTTCAGGAGGCAGATAA